The genome window GTTTCCTAGTCAGCCTACGTGCTATCGGTATCCCGTGCTATCTGCGGGAAAATTTCACAGGGTTTTCACTGTGCGCGGAAGCTCCTGGGCCCGGCATGCGAAAAGGCCGTCATGGAAGAATGGGACCCATGACTGCAATCGCTACAGCACACGCAACCATCCACACCAGCCTCGGCGACATCAAGGTTGAACTCTACGGAAACCATGCTCCCAAGACCGTGAAGAACTTCATCGGGCTGGCAACCGGAGAAATCACCTGGACGCACCCTCAAACAGGCGAGGAGACCAACGCTCCCCTCTATAACGGCACCATCTTCCACCGTGTCATTCAGGACTTCATGATCCAGGGCGGCGACCCCCTGGGACAGGGCATCGGTGGCCCGGGTTACCGGTTCGACGACGAAATCAACCCTGATCTCGACTTCACCACCCCCTACAAGCTGGCCATGGCGAATGCGGGTCTGCAGGGCGGGCGGGGCACTAACGGGTCGCAATTCTTCATCACCTCCGTTCCCACCACCTGGCTTCAGGGCAAGCACACCATCTTCGGCGAGGTGAAGGATGAGGAGTCCCGTTCAGTCGTCGACAAGCTGAACGCCATCCCCACCGACGGCCGCGACCGTCCGCTCGAGGATGTCGTCATCAGCAGCATCACCGTTGAGCAGGTCTAACGTCTCATGACCTACGGAATTCCGGCGGGCCGGCCGGACCAGGACGTTCCCGTGTGCCCACGCCACTCCGATCGTGTGAGTTACGTGCGGTGCCAGCGCTGCGGCAGGCCTGCCTGCCCGGAATGCCAGCGTCCGGCCGCCGTCGGGGTTCAATGCGTGGATTGCGTGCGGGAGGCTCAGCGCAGCGCACCTGTGCAAAAGACCGTATTCGGAGGGGCTGTCCGTCAGGGGCGTCCCGTTGTCACTTTCTCGCTCATCGGTGCTTGCGTGGCGCTTTTCCTGGCCCAAATGACCATCCCCGGCATCACCGAAATGCTTGCCTATGCCGGGGTCTATACCTCAGGAGTCACAACCCCGGAGCCCTGGCGAATGATCACTGCCGCGTTCCTGCATTCCACGGGTTTCCTTTTACACATCGGGTTTAACATGTACGCCCTGTGGATTATCGGGCAGGCTCTGGAGCCGCTTCTTGGCAGATCCCGTTTCCTGGCGCTCTACCTGATTGCGGCTTTCGCCGGGTCAGTTGCCGTCCTGCTGCTATCCAACCCCCTGCAGCCGGTGGTTGGCGCTTCCGGTGCGGTCTTCGGGCTGTTCGGAGCCATGCTGGTGGTGCAACGCAGACGAGGTGGAGATGTGCGCCAGCTCGTCGTCCTGATTGCCATCAATACGGTTCTCGGCTTTGTGGTTCCCGGCATTTCGTGGCAGGCGCACCTCGGTGGCCTTCTGGCCGGCGGCGCAGCTGCAGCGATCATTGCCTACACCCCGCGGAGCCGGAACCGTTCACTGATTCAGTGGAGCGGCTTGTCGGTCCTTACTCTGGTCCTCGTGGCGCTGACGTTCGTTGGAGCCGCTCGCGTGACGCAGCTCTTCTAGTTATCAACAGCCCTTATCCACAACGGGGAAAACTTACACACATGTAATTCCACAGGTGTGGAAAAGGAGTTCCGCATTCTTGCGGGAAATCTTGTCTTGCGAGTGGAAGAGTTACACACAGCTGTGGAAAACCCGGTGCACAACGTGTGTATTAAAAACTCGGGCCACTGGGACTACTGCCGCGGAGCGGGATCCCAGCTCGAAAGCTCGGCGACCTCCCGCACGCCGCGCAGGGAGAAGAACAGCGGCAGGCCGGATCCAGCGATGATGAATCCGGCAGCGAAGAGAGCGGCACGGGTGCCTGCCGCGTCTCCCAAGAGTCCTCCCAGGAGCGCGCCGAGCGGAAATGCCCCCATGATCAGGAACCGCATTGTTGCGTTCACTCGCCCAAGCAGATGGTCAGGGCAGAGTTGCTGCCTCAGGCTGACGTTCGAGACTGCGTAGACAATCTGTCCGAGTTCGCCGACCGCCAGTCCGGCGAGGAGGAGCAGCACCCACCATCCGGGCTGGGCAAGGGGTGTTAGCAGTGCAAAGGGCCCGGTTGCCACGAGGGAGAGCCAAATGATGCGGGCAGAGCCGAAGATCCTCGAAAGAAGCGGCGTAAGGGCTGCGCCGCCAAGCGCAGCCAACGACCCGAGGGCGATCATTATGCCGATCGCAGCGGGTGTGAGTCCCAGCTCCCGTGACATGAAGATGAACGTCACTGCTGACGCAAGGGCGAACGCGAAGTTACCTGCGGCGCTTGCAATCGCTACTGAGCGGAGAATCCGGTTGTTGAGAACGAAGAACAAGCCATCGCGAATCTGCCGCCACAGGTTCGGCCGCTCCGGTGACCGCTCGATCTCCGGCTCCGGAGACCTGATGGCCATCAATGAGACAGCAGATACCACGAAAGTAAAAGCCTGAACCAGGAGAACAGCGGCTGCCCCGATGAGTCCAACCAGCCACCCGCCCAAGCCTGGGCCCACAACCTGCCCGGACGCGCGAATCGTCTCCATCGCGGAGTTGCCGGCAAGCACGCGGTTCTTGCCAATCACCGACGGTATATAGCTCTGGTAGCCCACGTCGAAGAACACACGGGCGAACCCGGATAGCAGGGACACAATGACCAGCTGAAAAATAGACAGAACGCCAAGCACAGCCGCCGCCGGGATGCTGAGCATCAGGATTGCCCGGATCCAATCACTGGCTATCAGAACCGGGCGCCGGTGCACGCGGTCCAACCATGCGCCCGCGGGCAGTCCAATCAGTGCGAAGGCCAGGGTGGACGATGCCGCCACTAGCCCAACCTCGAAAGCTGAAGCCTCAAGGGTGAGCACGGCGAGCAGCGGAATCGCCACTCCGCTCACCTGCGCACCGAGCTGGCTGGTTGTCTGCCCGATCAGGAGCAGGCGGAAGTTCCGTATTCCGAGGAGCGAGGGCTGGGCCATGGCGTCCATCCTGCCAGCTGTACTTACAGGAAGGCCGCTCACTCGGAACAGTGCTGCTGGAACGCCAATGGGCGCCCTCGGAGAGAGCGCCACTGGCTTATCTTCAGTTCGGACCTGGCGGCCGGCTTACCTCCACCGGGTAGTCATCAGGAATCCGACAATTGCAATTCCGAATCCGATGAGGATGTTCCATGATGCGAGGTCGGGGATCGGGAACCGGCCCTCGGAGATGTAGTAGACGAGAATCCAGAGCAGTCCCAGGATCATGAGACCGAACATCACCGGCTTGTACCAGACCGGATTGGGTTTCGGCTCCGAACTGTTGCGCGTCCTCGACTCGACCTGCTTCCTGCGGGACTTCGACTCGGGCACGGATCCTCCTTGACGGGCTGGGCTCCCAGCCGCTGTGTTTGCGGTCATACGGGCTCGGAAAGCGGCGATGACACAGGTTATCCTGAGACAGGACTATCGGCACTGTTCCAGGTGCCAATTCTAGCCAAGAAACGGACACGCGAAGCCCGGCAGCATACCGGCAGGCAGGGAGAACGTTTGAGCAACCTCGGCGGCAGTGTTGCGGTGGCTCGCCGTGAACGTCCTACTCGGGCTTCGAGCAGGCGACGTCGTCGTACTCCCCTCCAGATTGTTGCCCAGGTTTTCGGTGAGCTCCTTCTCACCGCGGGAGTAGTGGTTCTACTCTTTGTTGCCTGGCAGCTTTGGTGGACCAACGTTGAGTCCAACGCAAAGCAGGAAGAGGCTGTGGAGCAGTTTTTCTCAGGTCTGGACAGCGAGCCCGCCCCCGAGGTTGCTGCCGAAGAACCCCGCGGCTCGGAAGAGGTTCCCGTCCTGGCGTCGCGCGCGGCCGGGGAGACATTTGCCGTCGTCTACGTGCCCCGGTTCGGTGATGACTACACGCGCCCTGTCACCAGCGGCGTGAGCACTGCGGTCCTGGACAATCTGGGTCTTGGACACTATCCCGAAACCGCAATGCCCGGTGCTGTTGGGAATTTCGCCGTTGCCGGGCATCGCCAGACCAACGGAGCGGTGCTGGATAACATCCACACCCTGGTTCCCGGAGACCGCATTTACGTCCAAACCGCTGACGGTTTCTACACCTACGTCTACCGGAATACGCAGATCGTCCTGCCTACCCAAGTGGACGTGCTAGCACCCGTACCCACGCAACCAGGCGTAGAACCGACCGAACGGATACTGACCCTGACTAGCTGCAATCCAATGTTCGGTGACCAGGAGCGAATCATCGCCTACGCGGTGATGGATTCCTTCCAGCATTCGAGCGAAGGACCTCCGGAGGAGATAGCAGAGCAGGTTGCGCGAGCTGGAGGTACTGCCTGATGTACGGGCTCATCTTCCGCCTGCTGCCGGGCCCGCTCTGGCTCAGGATCATCTGGGCCATCCTGCTGGTTTGTGCGGCCCTGGTAGCCCTCGTCACGTGGGTATTTCCCTGGATGGCGCAATTCAGCCCCCTCACCGATTCAACGATTGGCACTGAGTAACATGAGCAATCCCACACGCATTCTGGTTGTCGATAACTACGACAGCTTCGTCTACACGCTGGTCGGCTACCTTCAGGAGCTGGGCGCCGAGACCACAGTGGTAAGGAACGACGACGTCACGCTGGCCGACGCGATTGCCCTCGCCGAGGCGCGTGACGGCGTTCTCATCTCCCCCGGTCCCGGTGCCCCCGCCGAAGCAGGCGTGTGCATCGACCTCATCAAGTGGTGTGGCGAGAACGCCAAGCCGATGCTCGGCGTATGCCTTGGACATCAGGCCCTGGCGGAAGCCTACGGCGGCTCGGTCACCCACGCTCCCGAACTGATGCACGGGAAGACTTCCCTGGTGGAGCATGATTCGACCAACGTTTTCGAGGGCCTGCACTCTCCCCTGACCGCCACGCGCTACCACTCCCTTGCTGCCGTCGGGGACGTCCCGGCAGAGCTCCGCGTCACTGCCAGGACGGCCAGCGGCGTGATCATGGGTCTGGAGCACCGCACGGCACCGCTCTGCGGCGTGCAGTTCCATCCGGAGTCTGTGCTCACCGAAGGCGGCTACCGGATGCTGGGCAACTGGCTGGAGAAGCTGGGCCTGTCCGGCGCAGCGGAACGCTCAGCAACGCTTAGCCCGCTGATCCGCCAGCAGTCAGCCTCCTAGGCCTTCCACCAGGTCTCCTACAAGGCTTCCGCCGCCCTGCCCGCCCTGCCCGCCCTGTCCCCTGCCGCGCCCGCGGTTGCCGGGCTCTTCGTCAGCTTCGGGTTCTGGTTCGGGGGAAGCCTCAGGGCTGGGTGACTCCTGCGGCTCTTCCGCCGGCGCTGCAGCGATGTAGATTACTACTTCGCTGCCCGGCGGAATGTCCGTCTCCGGCTCCGGTTCCTGCCTGACAATGAGACCGGGTTCGACGACAGTGTTTTCCTCCTCGACAACCCGCACGACCAGCGCGCGCGCAGGGTCCTCGAGGATGGCCCTGGCCTCGTCCTGTGTCAGGGCAATTACCCGGGGAACCGTCACCAGGCCTGTTGACAGCACCAGGTTCACCTCGGAGTCGGCCGGTACTTCCGAACCGATTGCCGGCTCGGTTGCCACAACGCGCCCGGCCGGCACCGTTGCACTGTTGGTTTCGGACACCGTGCCACCACGCAGTCCGACGGATTCGAGCGCATCCCGGGCCGAGGACTCAGTCATCTGGAAGATCTCCTCAGGGATGACGCGGTTCGCCGGGCCCACTGAAATCCGCAGGGTGACGAGGGATTCAGGTTCGACCTCACTGCCGGCACCGGGATCGGTTCCGATGGCCAACCCTGATTCCACCTCGTCGTGGAAGCTGCGCTCCACCTGCGGCCGCAGGCCCACTGCTGTGAGTGCGTTGGTGGCCTCCGTTTCCGTCATCGATTCCACAGCCGGCACCGCCGTCAGTACGGGCTCCTGCGGCTGTGAGTTGAGCATGGCGAAAAGCGCGACGGCCCCACCCGTAAGGATCAGCCCCAGCAGCACCAGGAAGGCAGCGATCCAGCCCCGCCTGCGCGTCCGGCGTCGGTCCTCTGCGTCGGCGCGCCGTATCTCTGCTTCGGCACGAGCATCTGCCGCGCTGGGAGGAAAGCCGTCGTCGTCGTAATCCGTGTCAGTGTGCGGCACTGCGGCAATGCTTCCGCCGGCCAGGACCTTGGCCATCGCCCGGGTCTGGGGAGCGTCCGTGTCAGCATCGGATGCAGTACGGTGCACAGCCGTCAGTGCTTCGGTGGGCGCTGCAGGAGCTACGGGACGTATTCCTCTACGGGCATCGATAAGTGCAGACCGGAAGTCCGCTGCGCTTTGGAAGCGCTGCGCCCGGTCCTTCTCAAGCGCGATGTGGACCACGGACTCAATCGCAGGGGGAATGGTGTCGTCCAGTTCGCGGGCAGGTGTCGGCGCTTCCCTGACGTGTTGGTACGCAACCGATACCGGGCTGTCTCCGACGAACGGCGGGCGGCCGGTGAGAAGCTCATAGAGTAGGCAGCCGGCGGAGTAGAGGTCGCTGCGGGCATCGACCGACTCCCCGCGCGCCTGCTCCGGGGAAAGGTACTGGGCGGTGCCGATGACCGCCTGCGTCTGCGTCATGGTGGCGGCAGAGTCGGCGACGGCCCGGGCAATCCCGAAGTCCATGACCTTCACTTGCCCTTCGGGCGTGATCATGACATTCGCCGGCTTGATGTCGCGATGGACAATCCCGGCGCGGTGGCTGTATTCCAGGGCAGACAGGACACCCAGTATGTAGTCCACCGATGTCTCGAGGGTGAGCTCACCGGACTTCAACAGCTCGCGGAGGGTGCGACCCGCCACGTACTCCATGACGATGAACGGGACCCGTATATCGTGGTGGGCTTGCCCTTCGAGCTCCTCCTCACCGGTGTCGTAGACGGATACGATCGTCGGATGGTTAAGCGCGGCCACGGCCTGGGCTTCGCGGCGGAAGCGGGACTGGAACAGCGGATCCCGTGCCAGGTCCTGACGCAGCACCTTGATGGCCACGGTGCGGCCCAGACGGATGTCACGACCGAGGTGTACGTCTGCCATACCGCCGCGGCCGATCAGTTCACCCACTTCGTAACGCCCGTTAAGGATCTTCTGGCTCACCTGGTGTTCCTCCGCCCTTGCCTACGGCTGGTCCTGGCCAGGAGGCGTCTCCTGGCCGGGAGGCGTTTCCTGGCCGGGACCGACTGCCGGCGGTGCTTCTGTTTCGTCAGGACCGGACGAAACGACGTACCGGACCGCACTTCCCGGTTCGACCTCAGTACCCCCGGCCGGTTCAACCGAGAGCACCGTTCCAGCTTCCTCGTTCGAGGGCTCCGTCCCCGTCCGCTCGGCACGCAGTCCGGCATCGGCCAGGGCCCGCTGCAGTTCTTCTTCCGTGCCGCCTTCCAGGTTGGAGGGAACCTCCACCAGTTCGGGTCCTTCGATAAATGTGACGTCGATGGTGCTGCCGGGCGGGACGGTGCCTACCGGATTCACGTCGAGCACGATGCCCACGCCGGCCTCATTCGAGCGCACGGGTACCCGGTTTACCGCGAGCCCAAGGTTGGAAAGCTCCGCGACAACCTGGTCGACCGGACGGCCGGCGAACTGTGCGGCGTCGATCTCGATCCCCTGCGGGGCTTCAGGCTCCTCGGTAGTGGGCGCAACGGTAGTGGGCTCGGCGCTAGGGCTCTCACTCTCCGACGGCGAGGGCGAAGCAGAACGGGTGGTCGTGGCCGGAGCCGTTGGCTCGTCATCACCGCCCGTGAGCAGCGGGGCAAGCAGGAAGCCGGCCGCTGCCAGTGCTGCCAGCACCAGCAGGATGATCAGCGGAATCAGCCAGGGGCTGCGGCGCCGTTCTTCCTCCTCCTCACGCGGCGGCTGCTCGTCAATGTCCTCTTCGGTCCACTCCCTTGAAGCTGCGACTGCACCTGCGCCGGCCGCAGCACCGGCGCCTGCACCCGCCACGGTGGGCAGGGCCGACGTCGTGGGAGCGGCAGGAACAGCGCGCGTGGCGCTGGTCGGCGCCGGAACCGGAGCAGTCAGGGGTCCCGTGGGATCGGAGAAGAGAAGCATTCCCGGTACGGCTGCCTCGGCTGCACGGATGTCGTTGCGTCGAATGGCGGCAACGGCCTGGGCAAGCTGTTCCGCACTTGCGGGACGGTCTGCGGGATCTTTGGCCAACATAGAGGCGATGAGGGCACGCACCGGATGCGGGATGCTCTGGGGAAGGTCCGGCGGAGCGTCATTGACCTGTGCCAGGGCGATCGCAATCTGGGACTCGCCGGAGAACGGGCGACGGCCCGCAAGAAGCTCATAGCCGATCACACCGAGGGCATAAATGTCACTCGCACCGGTTGCCGGCTGACCCGTTGCCTGCTCCGGAGCAAGGTACTGTGCAGTACCCATGACCTGACCCGTTGCGGTCAGCGGAACCTGGTCGGCCAAGCGGGCGATGCCGAAGTCGGTGATCTTCACCCGGCCGTCCGGCATGATCAGAAGGTTGCCGGGCTTCACATCCCGGTGCACCAACCCCTGTTGGTGAGCTGCGCCCAGCGCGACAGCCGTCTGTCCGATGATGGAAAGAGTGCGGTCCGGCGAGAGGATGTGCTCGCGCTCGATGATGCTGGACAGGGGCTGCCCGGGCACCAGTTCCATGACCAGGTAGGCGGATCCGCCTTCCTCGCCATAATCGAAGACATTGGCGATTCCCTCGTGGTTCAGCAGGGCGGTATGACGTGCTTCCGCCCGGAACCGGTTGAGGAATCCTGGGTCGCCGGTGTACTCCTCTTTAAGGATCTTGATGGCGACGATCCTGCCGAGCACCTGGTCGCGGGCCTTCCAGACCTCGCCCATGCCTCCAATGGCGATGCGATCAGTGAGCTGGAACCTGCCGCCTAACGTGATACCTGAAGTAGGCCTCACCTATTCAACACCGCCTCTATAAGTCTCTTAGCGTTTGGACTGGTTAGCTGGGCACCGGTTGCGATGTCCACGTCCTGCATGACGATGGAGACCACGACCTCGGGATTGTCGGCCGGAGCGAAGCCGGTGAACCACGCGTTGTCGCCCTGCTCAGGTACCTCTGCCGTGCCCGTCTTTCCCGCGACCTCAACGCCCGGTACGGCTGCGTTTCGCGCGGTACCGTTGTTCACCACATTGACCATCCAGTCTGTGAGCTGGTTGGCGTTCTCAGGGCTGAGTGGCTCACGGAAGACTTCAGGCTCAGGTTCTTCGATGATTGAAAGGTCCGCCCCCCGGACGGCCTTGACGAGATTCGGCTTCATGAGCACACCGTCGTTGGCGATAGCGGCGCTGACCATGGCGATCTGCAGTGGAGTAACCGCCACGCTGAACTGACCGATCGCTGACTGGGCGAGCTGCGCTTCACTCAATCCGGTTGGGAACTGGCTTGCGGCCACATCGACGGGGATACTGCTGGTCTCACCAAACCCGAATTCCTGGGCCTGTTCCAGCACGGTCTCCTCCCCGAGATCCCAGGCGATCTGGGCGAAGGGCGTGTTGCAGGACTGCTCAAGCGCAAATTCCAGGTCAGCCTCGCTCCTGGCGGCGCAGCCGCCGGTGGTGAAGTTGGGAAGGCCGACGTCGGTTCCCGGCAGATCGAGGACGGGGGGATTCGGGATGGTGGACTGGGCGTCGAAATTCCCGGACTCCAAGGCTGCGGCCGCTACAACGAGCTTGAATACCGAACCGGGTGCCACCAGTGACTGGGTGGCCGGGTTGAAGTAGATGGAGAGACCGGGCACCTGGGACAGCTGCTCAATGTTGCCAACCACCGCACCGGTGTCATGAGCCGCAAGAAGGTTGGGGTCGTACGACGGCTTCGAAACCATTGCAAGGATATTGCCCGTATCCGGTTCCATAACCACGATCGAGCCCTGCTGGCCTTCAGGGATCATGTCCCAGGCCAATTGCTGGATCTGGGGATCAATGGTCAATTCCACTGACGCGCCCTGGGACTGGGCGCCCTGGAAAAGCCGCACCATCTGGTCGATGAAGAGATCGTCGCTGGTCCCGGCCAACTCCTCATTCATCGCATTCTCCAGCTGGGTGGAGCCGTTGACCAGCGAGAAGAACCCGGTCAGGTGGGCGTACACCTCCGGCTGGTTGTACACGCGCTGATAGTTGAACTGGTCATCCGAGGCCACCGACTCAGCGATGGGGTTGCCGTCCACGAGGATTGCACCGCGGTTCCTGCCGTAATCCTGCAGTATCTGACGGGTGTTCCAGTCATTATTTTCAAGCGCGCTTGCCTCGAAGAACTGCACGTAGGTCAGAGAACCAAGCACCAGCGCGAACATGCTGATCGCCACTATCCAAGAGCGTCGGATGGCCTGGTTCATGCGCTGACCTCCCTGGTGTTGTCTATTGCCGGCGAATTCCGGCTCTTCTTGTCCTCCGGGAACGTCTCGTGGACCGGTCCGCGCACGGCCGGCCTACGCGCTGTTTCCGAAATGAGCAGCAGGACCGCGACGATGATCCAGTTGGCCAGCAGCGAGGATCCGCCGGCGGACATGAAGGGCGTGGTGAGACCGGTAAGGGGAATCAACCGGGTCACTCCGCCGATCACCACGAAGCACTGCAGGGCGATCGTGAAAGACAGTCCGCAGGCAAGCAGCTTGCCGAAACCGTCACGCGTGCCCAGCGCCGCCCTGAAGCCTCGCGAAATCAGGAGGACGTAGAGCAGGATGATGGCAAAGAGTCCGATCAGCCCAAGTTCCTCCCCCAAGGCTGCGATGATCATGTCGCTGTTGGCGTATGTAACGAGGTCCGGCCGGCCCTGTCCGAGGCCGGTTCCTGCCAGCCCGCCGTTGGCAAGGCCAAACAGCCCCTGCACAACCTGCCCACTACCGCCCGGGTTGCGGTTGAACACTTCGGGTTCGAAGGCGTTGATCCAGCTATCTATGCGTAGGGCAACGTGGCTGAAGAGCTGCAGCGCCACAAAACCGCCGACGGCGATCATCGCCAGACCGATCAGCACCCAGCTGACGCGGGAGGTGGCCACATAGATCATCGCCATGAAGAGGCCGAAAAAGAGAATCGAAGAACCAAGATCACGCTGGAAGATGAGAACCCCGATGCTCACCAGCCAGGCGGCGACCATCGGTGCCAAATCCCGGAAGCGCGGGAGCTGAAGAGGGCCCAGCTTCTTGCCGGCGAGCAGGATCAGATCGCGGTTAGTTGAAAGATAGCCGGCGAAGAATATAGCGAGGGTAATCTTGGCGACCTCGCCCGGCTGGAAAGTGCCTACACCAACATTGATCCAGATGCGTGCGCCGTTGATCTCCACACCGAGCGGTGTCAGGGGCAGCAGGAGCAAGACCGCGCTGACGATGAGCGAGATATAGGTGAATCGCCGAAGGATGCGGTGGTCGCGGATCACCAGGAGGGTAGCAATGGAGGCAGCAATTCCCACGCTGGTCCAGAGGAACTGGCTCGGTGCGATGGGCTGTCCCTGTTCGGGGAGCGCGAGGTCCAGACGATAGATCATCGCAAGGCCTATGCCGTTCAGGGCAATAACGATTGGAAGCATGACTGGATCGGCATACTTTGCCCGGAAGCGCAGGACTATATGGAACACGAGTGCCAGGGCCGCGAGTGTGCCGCCCTGCGACCAGAACGCAGAGTCAAAGGGGTTGTCCTTGTCCAGCCCCACCAACCAGTTGGCGCCGATGGCCACCGCGAGGGCAACAAGGAGCAGTAGGGCCTCAACGTTCCGTCGAGACCGTGGGACCGTTAGTACGTCGCTCATTGGACTCTCCCTCCACAGACGGCCGGGTCGCCCGGATCAGCTTCTGCGCCCGCCGATGGGCTCTCATCTGCCTCAGGCGAAGGACTCGGGGAGGCGGAGGCGTTCGGGGACGGCTCCGACGATTCTTCTGCCGACGCCGTGGCAGTTGGCGACGGGCTTGCCGACGGTTCCGGGTCACTGGCCGGTGGACAGGGAATGGCACGCAGCGCGCGCCGGAGATCCTCCACGATCTCCTGCGCGTGCTCAAGATCCCTTGCCGCCAGGGTGTTCTCCAGGCGGGTCCGCTGGAATTGCGGGAGGCTGGACACGGGGATGTCGGTGGTCTGGTCGATATGGCTGAGCGAGATCGGTCCCAGCGTCTGCGCGACTCCGTTGTAGATGGCAACGCGATTGTCGAACGTCCCAACGTAGTAGCGCGTTTGCGTCCAGGCGTAGCCGAGGCCGAGCACTGCTACGAGTATGAGCGCCAACAGGCCGAGAGCCGCCGGGAGCAACCACCGACGACGCCGGGGCTCCTGGTCATCTTCCTGGTCTCCCTCACTGGAAGCAGCCGGCGCAGCCTTGTGTGTGAGCATCATCGCGGCACGGCGCTCCGTGGACCGCTGGGTAACGATCGGTATCTGGCCTGTCTCCGTGGCCAATGCGGCCGACCCGACCAGAGCGTGCGGGCGGGAGGACAGGTCCTCACGAATGACATCTGCCCGAATGGCTGCGCCTAGGACCTCATCGGCTTCGGTGCCGGCGTCCTTCTCTCCCGCGGCCTCGCGGGCGGGCGGCAGGGCAGTGAGGGCACCAGTGCGCAGGTCTTCAGGAGTGGCGGTATCGACGTCGACCACCACGATGGTCACGTTGTCCGGAGACCCGCCTGCGAGCGTGAGCTCCACGAGCGTGTCCACGCAGGCTGTACGGTCCTTGGTGTTCCTCAGCACGTCCTCGATGGCAGCATCGCCAAGGACAGCGTTAAGCCCATCGGAGCAGAGTAGCCATCGTTCACCAGGCGCAGCGTCGAGTGTTGTGAGATCCAGCTCCGGGCTCGCGTCGACGTCGCCCAGCACACGCATCAGCACGTTCTTGTGCGGATGGATGTCTGCTTCCTCGGGCCTGAGTCGACCTTCTTCGATCAGCCGCTGTACAAAGGTGTGGTCGACGCTGATCTGCTCGAAGACACCGTCCTTCAGCCGGTAGGCGCGTGAATCGCCGATGTGGGCGAAGAAGATCTTCTCGTCATGCAGGAGCATGGCAGTAACAGTGGTGCCCATGCCGGCGAGCTGCGGA of Arthrobacter sp. JZ12 contains these proteins:
- a CDS encoding peptidylprolyl isomerase, which produces MTAIATAHATIHTSLGDIKVELYGNHAPKTVKNFIGLATGEITWTHPQTGEETNAPLYNGTIFHRVIQDFMIQGGDPLGQGIGGPGYRFDDEINPDLDFTTPYKLAMANAGLQGGRGTNGSQFFITSVPTTWLQGKHTIFGEVKDEESRSVVDKLNAIPTDGRDRPLEDVVISSITVEQV
- a CDS encoding rhomboid family intramembrane serine protease; its protein translation is MALFLAQMTIPGITEMLAYAGVYTSGVTTPEPWRMITAAFLHSTGFLLHIGFNMYALWIIGQALEPLLGRSRFLALYLIAAFAGSVAVLLLSNPLQPVVGASGAVFGLFGAMLVVQRRRGGDVRQLVVLIAINTVLGFVVPGISWQAHLGGLLAGGAAAAIIAYTPRSRNRSLIQWSGLSVLTLVLVALTFVGAARVTQLF
- a CDS encoding MFS transporter — protein: MAQPSLLGIRNFRLLLIGQTTSQLGAQVSGVAIPLLAVLTLEASAFEVGLVAASSTLAFALIGLPAGAWLDRVHRRPVLIASDWIRAILMLSIPAAAVLGVLSIFQLVIVSLLSGFARVFFDVGYQSYIPSVIGKNRVLAGNSAMETIRASGQVVGPGLGGWLVGLIGAAAVLLVQAFTFVVSAVSLMAIRSPEPEIERSPERPNLWRQIRDGLFFVLNNRILRSVAIASAAGNFAFALASAVTFIFMSRELGLTPAAIGIMIALGSLAALGGAALTPLLSRIFGSARIIWLSLVATGPFALLTPLAQPGWWVLLLLAGLAVGELGQIVYAVSNVSLRQQLCPDHLLGRVNATMRFLIMGAFPLGALLGGLLGDAAGTRAALFAAGFIIAGSGLPLFFSLRGVREVAELSSWDPAPRQ
- a CDS encoding cell division protein CrgA encodes the protein MPESKSRRKQVESRTRNSSEPKPNPVWYKPVMFGLMILGLLWILVYYISEGRFPIPDLASWNILIGFGIAIVGFLMTTRWR
- a CDS encoding class E sortase — protein: MVAQVFGELLLTAGVVVLLFVAWQLWWTNVESNAKQEEAVEQFFSGLDSEPAPEVAAEEPRGSEEVPVLASRAAGETFAVVYVPRFGDDYTRPVTSGVSTAVLDNLGLGHYPETAMPGAVGNFAVAGHRQTNGAVLDNIHTLVPGDRIYVQTADGFYTYVYRNTQIVLPTQVDVLAPVPTQPGVEPTERILTLTSCNPMFGDQERIIAYAVMDSFQHSSEGPPEEIAEQVARAGGTA
- a CDS encoding anthranilate synthase component II, with translation MSNPTRILVVDNYDSFVYTLVGYLQELGAETTVVRNDDVTLADAIALAEARDGVLISPGPGAPAEAGVCIDLIKWCGENAKPMLGVCLGHQALAEAYGGSVTHAPELMHGKTSLVEHDSTNVFEGLHSPLTATRYHSLAAVGDVPAELRVTARTASGVIMGLEHRTAPLCGVQFHPESVLTEGGYRMLGNWLEKLGLSGAAERSATLSPLIRQQSAS
- the pknB gene encoding Stk1 family PASTA domain-containing Ser/Thr kinase — translated: MADVHLGRDIRLGRTVAIKVLRQDLARDPLFQSRFRREAQAVAALNHPTIVSVYDTGEEELEGQAHHDIRVPFIVMEYVAGRTLRELLKSGELTLETSVDYILGVLSALEYSHRAGIVHRDIKPANVMITPEGQVKVMDFGIARAVADSAATMTQTQAVIGTAQYLSPEQARGESVDARSDLYSAGCLLYELLTGRPPFVGDSPVSVAYQHVREAPTPARELDDTIPPAIESVVHIALEKDRAQRFQSAADFRSALIDARRGIRPVAPAAPTEALTAVHRTASDADTDAPQTRAMAKVLAGGSIAAVPHTDTDYDDDGFPPSAADARAEAEIRRADAEDRRRTRRRGWIAAFLVLLGLILTGGAVALFAMLNSQPQEPVLTAVPAVESMTETEATNALTAVGLRPQVERSFHDEVESGLAIGTDPGAGSEVEPESLVTLRISVGPANRVIPEEIFQMTESSARDALESVGLRGGTVSETNSATVPAGRVVATEPAIGSEVPADSEVNLVLSTGLVTVPRVIALTQDEARAILEDPARALVVRVVEEENTVVEPGLIVRQEPEPETDIPPGSEVVIYIAAAPAEEPQESPSPEASPEPEPEADEEPGNRGRGRGQGGQGGQGGGSLVGDLVEGLGG
- a CDS encoding protein kinase domain-containing protein is translated as MRPTSGITLGGRFQLTDRIAIGGMGEVWKARDQVLGRIVAIKILKEEYTGDPGFLNRFRAEARHTALLNHEGIANVFDYGEEGGSAYLVMELVPGQPLSSIIEREHILSPDRTLSIIGQTAVALGAAHQQGLVHRDVKPGNLLIMPDGRVKITDFGIARLADQVPLTATGQVMGTAQYLAPEQATGQPATGASDIYALGVIGYELLAGRRPFSGESQIAIALAQVNDAPPDLPQSIPHPVRALIASMLAKDPADRPASAEQLAQAVAAIRRNDIRAAEAAVPGMLLFSDPTGPLTAPVPAPTSATRAVPAAPTTSALPTVAGAGAGAAAGAGAVAASREWTEEDIDEQPPREEEEERRRSPWLIPLIILLVLAALAAAGFLLAPLLTGGDDEPTAPATTTRSASPSPSESESPSAEPTTVAPTTEEPEAPQGIEIDAAQFAGRPVDQVVAELSNLGLAVNRVPVRSNEAGVGIVLDVNPVGTVPPGSTIDVTFIEGPELVEVPSNLEGGTEEELQRALADAGLRAERTGTEPSNEEAGTVLSVEPAGGTEVEPGSAVRYVVSSGPDETEAPPAVGPGQETPPGQETPPGQDQP